ACAGTTTCAGTAATATGAGgattttgaaaattctaaaagatttTGAGATCATTTCTAATCAAGCATTTAGCTCTTACGTAAGCATCAACTGCAGCCCCAACTTTTGCAACTGATTGACCTGCACATTTTTCTGAGCACTTATTTTCCTTATGTCAGATGTAGGGAATCATGAGATGAACAAGTTTTGGTTCCTGCACTGTAGCAAATGAATTTAGGCAAAGATATGAAAGATGAAAAAACCCAATGATTGTAAGACTTTTAGTGTCATGAAACTGATTATTATTTAATCTTGTTATTCTTCACATTGCTTGACTTTAAAATAGGGcaagttggccaggcgtggtggctcacacctgtaaccccagcactttggaaggctgaggcaggcagatcacgaggtcgggagttcgagaccagcctgaccaacatggtgaaactgtctctactaaaaatgcaaataaaaataaaaataaaaaaaattagctgggtgtggtggcgtttgcctgtaatctcagctactcaggaggctgaggtgtaagaattgcttgaacctgggaggtggaagttgcagtgagctgagattgcaccactgcactccagcccgggcgacagagtgagactcagtctcaaacaaaacaaaacaaaacaaacaaagaaacaaacaaaaaactgggcaAGTTATAGTCTATCTCAGAGTGTTTTTAGGACTAATTTCTTTATGTGCTTAGAAAAATGTTTGGCAGATAGAAAacggttattattattattattgataagatGACCATTTTGGAATTTAGAAAACCATTATCAATGTCTATGAAATAACTCCATAAGTCATTCCCTTAAATCTAACAGACTAAATTCTCACAAGTCCTCACCACTTATCATTTCTACATCCTGCTGACTTACAAATACTTCTTCATACCATGGCTTATGTCTTTGCTTAATATCAAGGAGGATGGATTCCATAGTAGAGCCAAACTCAATGATACTACGAGTCTCATTTTGGTAGTTATAAGTAAAGCCAGCAACATGCATGGCCACCAATGAACCTTTTGAATCAAACACAGGGGAGCCGGAAGCCCCGAAGAAAAACTCAGTGTCATAGGTAATCACATCAGGGTTGTGAACtattttctggaaactgctttgagtATACATATGGACATACCCTGGACTTTCTGCTTCTTTAGACTGAACATGTTCCTGACATTTCTTTGCTCGCTGACCCTGGGGGATCACAGCACAAGCATCAATATGCTTTTTTTCTCCATATGGATGGCCAATAATATGTATCAACCCACCAAGTGGCACAGGAGTAATTCCATTGTATAGTTCCATAGGTACTTGTTGTCCATTTTCCTTCAGTTTCAGGACAGCATAGTCGAGCTCTTCATTATGTATCTCAAACCAAGGTTCAACGAAAAAGtagtttgtttcctttccttctggCTCTTCATAACCAAATGTCACCCTTACACATTGACCAATTATGGCTGCCCACTTACTTGGCTCTATTCCGTCTCCCACAATGTAATCTATTACATGCCGACAAGTTAAAATGAACAatcctttaaaaacaaagcagGTGGCGCAACCCGTAGTTGCACTGTCCCAGAATAAGTACCCAACTGAGTCACTGCGATGTGCAAGAAGTTTCACTACTTTAATCGAAGAAGAGTTTTTTGTTACTTTCCCAAACTTTACTCTATGCAATTTAAATAATGTTTCCccattttttactttcatttttttcttgaagttttccttgattttttcactttctcttttcagACTGGGGTACTGAGCCACGATTTGTTCTCTCAACACACAGGTGTTTCTTTTCTCTGACTCAGGATTCCGAGAAGCTGCTGCACTGGGGACCATTCTTTTCTCAACCTCAACCTGAAAGTGTTTGCCTTCTAATTCATCGACTGGCTGGGTGCTTTCTAAAATAGAGTCATTATTTTCAATGAGTTTCCAATCATCATTctccagaaaggaaagaaatctgcCATCCTTGCACAGAGCGTCCTTGATGGTTTCTCCTTTGAAAGCATAAACACAGAGTTTGCACCCCTTTTTGTGAAGCTTCCCACATTTAACAATCCTTCTTTTGTACTTCCCAATTCCAATTGCATGAATGTAAAATTTGACACATTCAGTCAATGCTTTGTCATGCCGGCCAAATACGTGGTTATCTTCCTTCTGCTTACTTTTACTTTGGGAAAACGTAATGACCACGTGGCAGCTTTCAGGGAAACAACTGAGGGGCATTCCCAGGTTTATGTACCCTTGGATTCCTTCTGTGCCACGCACAAGCATTTCTTGGCCTTGGTGAGTTTCTATCTCTTTTCTGAGAGCCTGGAGAGTGTTGAGAGCCATATATAAGCTACCATTCTCACTATGTGTGAGCTCATGTTTCATATTTTGGTTTTTCCTGTAGTTTACATCCAAGGTAACAAGTATTATCCTATTTTTGGGCATAGTCTGGTCTTCTGGATTTTTCTTAAGTGAATGGAATTCTTGAGCCTGGGTATTAGTTACGTCTCTTGGGCCTCCTCTAGACTCCAACCTCATTTGAGAAGTACTGGAATTATTCTGTTGCTTTTTAGAGacctaaaaataaatgttaagataCTTTAAAACTCTGAATGCAACCCtcctcttttgtttctcttttcaggTATGCAATTCACAAAATTCCTATAAGAAACTCAGAACTAATCAAAAAGGGCCAGTGAATAGAATTAAATCACTGCTTGACATGGGATCCAAAATGAAAGCTTAGCTTCCTATAACATCTGTCAGATGAACTCTCAATACTACTACACTAgtgtatttttatgaaaaatatgagggaagaaacagatttttttcccagGTGCCTCTAAAACAGAGATTCTTAAAAGCTCACTAgcggccgggcatagtggctcacgcctgcaattccagcattttggcaggccaaggcaggtggatcacctgaggtcaggagttcgagaccagcctgaccaacatggtgaaatcccgtctccactaaaaatacaaaaattagccaggtatggtggcatgcgcctgtagtctcagatactcgggaggctgaggctgaagaatcgcttgaacctgggaggtggcggttgcagtgagccgagattgcaccattgcgctccagcctgggcaacaagagttgcTCCATCACCCCTCCCAAAAAAAAGTCCACtagtattttaaatagttttatttcagGACTTGATTATTATCTTtagctatataatttttatatttcctgagGACAATGATAAATTACAGCAAAAAAATTGTTCTTGAAATACTGAATTCAGCAATAGGCTACCACAATTTATTATAAGCATTACATATTAAACAAAATCATTATTTAACTAATCATTTGGTTATAATATAGTTATTTGTGACAATAAATACTTTGATTCACCCAGCATATAGCATGAAAAGaactcaaattattttctctattacaTCAACTAATccccaaattttataaaataaggagGAACAAACATGACTTATCTGTCCTTTTGATGGAGAAACTAAGGCACTGAAAGTTTTTCTTGTAGACGTCTTTTCTAGGGCCACATGATAACCGATAAATAGAGTATCAAAATTGCAATTCCTAAtccaattattttttccattggactagtgtatatattctttttggtAAACTTTGCATTTATGATTGTCATTTTTGTAGGGCATTATCTTAAGAAACAGGGGTGAAGGTGGGGAGCGGAATTAAATAAAGAAGATTAATCAAATAGTAGAAACTCGATGAAAAATTAGTGTCTGTTTCTTATgtctaaaaaacacatttttcccaAGTCATATTCATCATGGCATGGGTACCAGCAGATATGGGTCCATATGCCAGCAATGCCCCTTACTGCTACTGGGAATAACAATGCCAGGAATATTGTAAAGATTAAGTGTAGCATCATTGTATGACAATGCCTAGCACAATGACTAGCACATGTtaacatttgttttccttctttatacTAATATTCcagatcaaaaataaataaaagggactTAAGGTAATACAGATTTCCTTGGGCACACATATGAATTCTCAAAGAGCATCCCTTCAGCCTAAGGCTATCAGAAACATCTTTTCATACACCCTGTTGGAGTACTATGATAAATTTCCTATTTATTAAAGTGATTCTTGGGCAGACATAGACACCTCTGAAAGGGGAAGAGGAATAGGATATAGTAATTAGCTCTGTCATGGAATAGGATAGAGAAAAACATAACTAAGTTTGCCTTAGACTTTTTAGATACTTGGATATTCTAGTTTTCCAGAACcaggataaaacaaaacaagttgAGAAATTGTAAGCTGCatactcaaatatttatcattcttcaacttttttcttgataaattcaAGGAGCATTTTAGACTCAGGGAAAGATACAATTGTTTGATATGATAACAGAgcccaatcagtagaaaaaggcCCAATTACATGTCATTACTTCATTCCTGTCTTAAGCAACAACTCACTTGCTCCCTCTTCTCCAATAAACAAATTGAAGATTTGTCAGAATCCTTCCTGACTTCCTAACAAGGTTATGGTAAGaacaaatatatcaaaaaattgttttataaactgtATTCAAATGTGGGTTATAATTATGATTGAATAGATCAGCCACATTTGGAATGGTATATGTTTTCATGCTATGAAattgcattaattttgtattattacatAGTTTACTGTAACATATTGTATtgaagtttttgttgttattcaagaaatattaaaatagtttttcattaAAGACTGCTTTGATATAGCCAAGAGTTGTATTACAACTCCCTTCCCCATGCTACCCCCAAAATAGAAAGGATAAAATAAGTAAGGacaattttagttatttaatatttccaaCACTCAAGGTAATTTCTTGGCAAGAAGAACTATAAAACCCAATGCCAAGGATAGGTAAGTCTAATATTGGTAAACAGGCTTTAGTATCTGTGGGTTCTGTATCTATGggttcaaccaactgcagattgaaaatattttgggaaTAAAAACTAGTGTGCCTGAACTAAACATgcatgactttttttcttgtcattattccctaagcaATATAGTATATCAAcattttacatagcatttacctCTTATTAGGTAATATAAAtaatccagagatgatttaaagtatacaggaggatatgaTACATTATATGCCAATACTATGACATGTTATGTGAATAATTTGAGCattcatggattttggtatccaagggAGATCCTGGAACAAATCCCacatggataccaagggatgactagATTACATAAGTAGAATTTACAGACATACCGGAGAAAAATAGCGATCGATTttcatattacatttttcattgaCTGAGTGCTTCTGTGACCTCTGCTTCTTACAGCTCATGATGGCTTGAAGATGAATGGATGGTTCAGCTGAAATactaatttcaaattttcaagTTATAGCAGTATCTTCAAAGCTGTCATTAATTGTACAGAGGAAAAGATTAGCTGGTGTCCTATGTCCCATCTTTCCCCTTGAGCTCCAGCCTTGCTCTCCCTGGAGATGGTACCTTAGCAAATAGATAGTTTATTCACCAACTATAATCACCTCAACAATAAAAGCTCCCTTTTCCAGAATACTGCGTGTCAGGCACTTCATGAAAATTATACTAAACACTTTATGAAAATTATCTCTAGTTGCAAATTCCTATAGATACTATGCAAATTAGGTATATTTACACTTTGCTGATGAGGAAAGTATAGCTTAGAGAAGGTAGACGAGCTGCCCAAGGCCAGAGCTATGTGGCAGAGATGGAATTCAAATGCaggtataaataatataataattttcagTTGGAAATTTCAAAAAGGTGTTCTAGTTACATTGATGTTAAAATCTGGTCTCCATTTAAGATGAAGACGGCAAGAGAAGATAAAATTACAGGAAAGTGGTGAGGAAAGAGCTGATGAAAGAAACTtggaatgagattttaaaaagaaatctggggccaggcgcggtggctcacgcctgtaatcccagcactttgggaggctgagacaggcagatcacgaggtcaggagattgagaccatcctggctaacatggtgaaaccctgtctctactaaaaaaaaagtacaaaaattagccaggtgcagtggcgggcgcctatagtcccagctacactggaggctgaggcaggagaatggcttgaacctgggaggcagagcttgcagtgagtggagatcgcgccactgcactccagcctggacgacagagcgagactccgtctcaaaaaaaaaaaaaaagaaagaaatctggaaaGTGTGCCAGGTATGATAGTCAGAAACCTTAGGTTGCTGCTTTAGATTTTTTGTTTAAAGAGGTATTTTTCCTTCTATCTCTCCTCTGATGTCTCCCTAGAAGAGGATGaacaaactttaaataaaatagtgacatcttcaatagtaataaataacgctagaaaaacaaataccattgAGGGCAGCAGCCATGTCTGTCCTTAGTACCTCAATATCTAAAAACTATGTCTGAGACATGTCAGGCCCTTCAAAAAGATACATTTCTAAAGGTACATTCAATAAACGAATGGAATAGGCATACAGTATACTATGCCCTTTTCTAAATGCTTTTCATCAACTACCTCATGTAAGTCTtacaaccctatgagataggtactatCATCTCATTTTACTGGCAAAGAGCTGGAACACCCAGGGAGCTTAAACTTCTACTCAAGGTCATACAACTCAGAGAATATACTTtcaagactttttattatgaaaaatttattagagaagaaaatgagagaatggTATAATGAACCTGTACATACCTATCACATAGTTAACAATTGTTCATTTTTGCCAACTTATATAACAGTGAAACAGTAAAAGAACATAACTAACTCTATTTTTGTTCACGGGGCCTTTACCCATTCATGCATGGAGGGGAGGTTAATTTTAGAGCAGTGAGATAACACGCAAAAAC
Above is a genomic segment from Chlorocebus sabaeus isolate Y175 chromosome 1, mChlSab1.0.hap1, whole genome shotgun sequence containing:
- the FAM111A gene encoding serine protease FAM111A produces the protein MSCKKQRSQKHSVNEKCNMKIDRYFSPVSKKQQNNSSTSQMRLESRGGPRDVTNTQAQEFHSLKKNPEDQTMPKNRIILVTLDVNYRKNQNMKHELTHSENGSLYMALNTLQALRKEIETHQGQEMLVRGTEGIQGYINLGMPLSCFPESCHVVITFSQSKSKQKEDNHVFGRHDKALTECVKFYIHAIGIGKYKRRIVKCGKLHKKGCKLCVYAFKGETIKDALCKDGRFLSFLENDDWKLIENNDSILESTQPVDELEGKHFQVEVEKRMVPSAAASRNPESEKRNTCVLREQIVAQYPSLKRESEKIKENFKKKMKVKNGETLFKLHRVKFGKVTKNSSSIKVVKLLAHRSDSVGYLFWDSATTGCATCFVFKGLFILTCRHVIDYIVGDGIEPSKWAAIIGQCVRVTFGYEEPEGKETNYFFVEPWFEIHNEELDYAVLKLKENGQQVPMELYNGITPVPLGGLIHIIGHPYGEKKHIDACAVIPQGQRAKKCQEHVQSKEAESPGYVHMYTQSSFQKIVHNPDVITYDTEFFFGASGSPVFDSKGSLVAMHVAGFTYNYQNETRSIIEFGSTMESILLDIKQRHKPWYEEVFVSQQDVEMISGEDL